A single genomic interval of Antechinus flavipes isolate AdamAnt ecotype Samford, QLD, Australia chromosome 1, AdamAnt_v2, whole genome shotgun sequence harbors:
- the ZHX1 gene encoding zinc fingers and homeoboxes protein 1 — MASKRKSTTPCMVLASEQDPDLELISDLDEGPPVLTPIENATAESISSDEDVQELTESDNQQNKKVEGGYECKYCTFQTPDLNMFTFHVDSEHPNIVLNSSYVCVECNFLTKRYDALSEHNLKYHPGEENFKLTMVKRNNQTIFEQTINDLTFDGSFVKEENSDQIESIETSSSGISISKTPIMKMMKNKVENKRIAVFHNSEDIPEEKENEIKSGHEEAVKNPTSSASESNTSTSVVNSIHPNTTNTVVTPATVLQPGLAQVITAAVSAQQNSNLIPKVLIPLNSIPTYNAALDNNPLLLNTYNKFPYPTMSEITVLSAQAKYTEEQIKIWFSAQRLKHGVSWTPEEVEEARRKQFNGTVHTVPQTITVIPTHISAASNGLPSILQTCQIVGQPGLVLTQVAGTNQLPVTTPIALTVAGVSNQTHMQKSQVHSAQPTAETKPVAATPAPAPTPAPAPASASAPAPAPAPAPAPAPAPAPTPAPTSAPTPAPAPVPVPIPAPVPAPASAPALAPAPASALAPAPAPAPAPTPTPTPTPQLIKHETALVNPDSFGIRAKKTKEQLAELKVSYLKNQFPHDSEVIRLMKITGLTKGEIKKWFSDTRYNQRNSKSNQCIHLNSEACTPIIIDSSDETAESPTVVVPQPKQPGNSFPDFTPQKFKEKTSEQLRVLQASFLNNPVLTDEELNRLRAQTKLTRREIDAWFTERKKSKASKEEKAEIEESNAGSSKEEAGEEASPQDESAAPKSVTTTNKVCKKSPEQLHILKSAFVRTQWPSPEEYDKLAEESGLARTDIVSWFGDTRYAWKNGNLKWYYYYQSASSNSMNGQASFRRRGRGRPKGRGRGRPRGRPRGSKRINNWDRGPSLIKFKTGTAILKDYYVKHKFLNEQDLDELVAKSHMGYEQVREWFAERQRRSELGIELFEENEEDDEIIDDQEEDDEETDDSDTWEPPRHVKRKLSKSDD, encoded by the coding sequence ATGGCAagcaaaagaaaatcaacaacaCCTTGCATGGTCCTTGCTAGTGAACAGGATCCGGACCTAGAATTGATATCAGACTTGGATGAAGGTCCCCCTGTACTTACACCAATAGAAAATGCAACAGCAGAAAGTATCTCAAGTGATGAAGATGTTCAGGAACTTACAGAGTctgacaatcaacaaaataaaaaagttgaaggTGGCTATGAATGTAAATATTGTACTTTTCAAACGCCAGATCTTAACATGTTTACCTTTCATGTAGATTCAGAGCATCCCAATATAGTATTAAATTCATCTTATGTTTGTGTTGAATGCAATTTTCTTACCAAAAGATACGATGCGCTTTCtgaacataatttaaaatatcatcCAGGAGAAGAGAATTTTAAGCTGACTATGGTGAAACGAAATAATCAGACAATCTTTGAGCAAACAATTAATGATCTGACTTTTGATGGTAGTTTTGTTAAAGAGGAGAATTCAGATCAGATAGAATCTATAGAAACTTCCTCATCAGGGATTTCTATCAGCAAAACTCctataatgaaaatgatgaaaaacaaagTAGAGAATAAACGGATTGCAGTTTTCCATAACTCTGAAGACATtccagaagagaaagagaatgaaataaaatcaggTCATGAAGAAGCAGTAAAAAATCCAACTTCATCAGCATCTGAATCTAATACAAGTACTTCTGTTGTAAATAGTATACATCCAAATACCACAAACACAGTAGTTACCCCAGCAACAGTTCTTCAACCTGGGCTAGCACAGGTGATAACAGCAGCTGTATCAGCTCAGCAGAATTCTAACTTGATTCCTAAAGTTTTAATCCCTCTTAACAGCATTCCTACCTATAATGCTGCTTTGGATAACAATCCTCTTTTGCTCAACACCTACAACAAATTTCCTTATCCAACAATGTCTGAAATAACAGTTCTATCTGCTCAAGCAAAATATACAGAAGAACAGATCAAGATATGGTTTTCAGCACAACGCCTTAAACATGGTGTTAGTTGGACTCCAGAAGAAGTAGAAGAGGCAAGGAGAAAACAATTCAATGGTACAGTACATACTGTACCACAAACAATAACAGTGATTCCTACACATATTTCAGCAGCTAGTAATGGTTTaccttccattttacagacatgCCAAATAGTTGGTCAACCAGGTCTGGTCCTTACACAAGTAGCGGGCACTAACCAATTGCCAGTAACAACACCTATAGCCTTGACAGTTGCAGGAGTTTCAAATCAAACTCATATGCAAAAAAGTCAGGTGCACAGTGCTCAGCCTACTGCAGAAACAAAGCCAGTAGCTGCAACTCCAGCACCAGCCCCAACTCCAGCACCAGCACCAGCATCAGCATCAGCACCAGCTCCagctccagccccagccccagccccagccccagccccagccccaaccccagccccaacCTCAGCCCCAACTCCAGCTCCAGCCCCAGTCCCAGTTCCAATCCCAGCCCCAGTCCCAGCTCCAGCTTCAGCCCCAGCTCTAGCTCCAGCTCCAGCTTCAGCTCTagctccagctccagctccagctccagctccaACTCCAACTCCAACTCCAACTCCTCAGTTAATCAAGCACGAAACTGCATTGGTGAATCCTGATTCATTTGGAATCCgggcaaaaaagacaaaagaacagCTGGCAGAATTAAAGGTTAGCTACCTTAaaaatcagtttcctcatgacTCAGAGGTGATCAGGCTTATGAAAATAACAGGCCTGACTAAAGGTGAGATCAAAAAGTGGTTTAGTGATACGAGATATAATCAGAGAAATTCCAAGAGTAATCAGTGTATCCATCTCAACAGTGAAGCTTGTACCCCGATCATTATAGACTCTAGTGATGAGACTGCAGAATCTCCAACAGTTGTTGTTCCACAGCCTAAACAGCCAGGCAATTCTTTCCCTGACTTTACTCcacaaaaatttaaagagaaaacttCTGAGCAGCTGCGTGTCCTCCAAGCAAGTTTCCTCAATAATCCTGTACTTACTGATGAAGAATTGAACAGGTTAAGAGCACAAACCAAACTTACCAGAAGAGAAATTGATGCCTGgtttacagaaagaaagaaatccaaagcttcaaaggaagagaaagcagaaatagagGAAAGCAATGCAGGCAGTTCTAAAGAAGAAGCTGGAGAAGAAGCCTCTCCTCAGGATGAATCTGCAGCCCCTAAGTCAGTGACCACCACAAACAAAGTGTGTAAAAAATCACCAGAGCAGTTGCACATACTTAAAAGTGCATTTGTTCGAACACAGTGGCCATCACCAGAAGAATATGACAAACTGGCTGAGGAAAGTGGGCTTGCTAGAACAGATATTGTTAGTTGGTTTGGAGATACAcgatatgcttggaaaaatgggaatttaaaatggtactattattatcagaGTGCCAGTTCAAATAGTATGAATGGACAGGCTTCCtttaggagaaggggaagaggaagaccaaagggaagaggaaggggaagaccTCGTGGGCGGCCTAGAGGAAGCAAAAGGATAAACAACTGGGATCGAGGACCATCactcataaaatttaaaactggaaCTGCAATACTTAAGGATTATTACGTGAAGCACAAATTTCTTAATGAGCAAGACCTTGATGAACTTGTTGCCAAATCACACATGGGTTATGAGCAGGTCAGAGAGTGGTTTGCAGAAAGACAAAGGAGATCTGAGTTAGGAATAGAGCTGTTTGAGGAGaatgaagaagatgatgagatAATAGATGATCaggaagaagatgatgaagaaacAGATGACAGTGATACCTGGGAACCCCCTCGGCATGTTAAGCGGAAACTCTCTAAATCAGatgattaa